One stretch of Eupeodes corollae chromosome 2, idEupCoro1.1, whole genome shotgun sequence DNA includes these proteins:
- the LOC129944778 gene encoding uncharacterized protein LOC129944778 → MNIIPLLTYYLISSNGNFTELDNNLDIADSLIYVIEKFIKPKSASFFLLMANERSNTIEFYSDLLRLLFGKQRLNIKTHIVLNGKSVGPTIYGERLYNIMLIDSWQAFLKIDPASKVQNYDINEFYHIFLKTDDQYVFDDMQIIFDYCWKNYIINVNIQVQKSSGEIIIYSYFPFAKTHCRKVIPVEINRFENGKMRNKQMFPPKLQDLFDCPLRVATYDIAPYLTLDLTKKGRDIIGGFEGKLLNQLSLKMNFDIEVVVPPKNELRGVIYGNLSTGAVEMLRKKEADLSIGCIWFSENRSRVLTATDTYLQSKNMPILMDSSTNFKPDLALWFPFEPEAAKALLAAFLATITLFYIWTRFQAAFWKFIPTNKPNICLNYLAYTLGTPPSAEPIQNSKRIFITTWVLFVLVIRTKYGAIIYHLIRNNIFLKPPSTIDELIKLNYTFVLNRHGWNEMGNMGVFKDMPAKKITLENIDNFEVFQYLEQNKNEKLFTAAPIEFILDYLGKGRKIGVLKTLKEAFMHQNVCIYLTKHSFLADRLNTFILRTNAVGLMDNWVEQAIDFSFFRIKRPPKQITIGLQQLDGVLYLCGFMLAIASVTTDTNGMSTCHVVDIMMPTSRNSLKKTYPHDKPKL, encoded by the exons ATGAATATTATTCCACTACTTACATATTACCTTATAAGTTCCAATGGAAATTTTACCGAACTTGATAATAATTTGGATATTGCAGATTCTCTTATATACGTTATCGAGAAATTCATCAAACCAAAAAGTGCTTCATTTTTTCTTCTGATGGCAAACGAACGATCTAATACTATTGAATTTTATTCCGATCTCTTGCGGTTACTTTTTGGAAAACAACGACTTAATATAAAAACGCATATTGTATTGAACGGTAAATCAGTTGGACCAACAATTTATGGCGAAAGACTTTATAATATAATGTTGATAGATTCATGGCAAGCTTTTCT aAAAATAGATCCTGCCTCCAAAGTTCAAAACTATGACATCAATGAGTTCTatcatatttttctcaaaactgacGATCAGTATGTCTTTGATGATATGCAAATAATATTCGATTACTGCTGGAAGAATTATATCATTAATGTCAATATTCAGGTTCAAAAATCATCTGGTGAAATAATTATCTACAGTTATTTTCCATTTGCCAAAACGCATTGTCGAAAAGTTATTCCAGTGGAAATTAATCGTTTTGAAAATGGTAAAATGAGGAATAAACAAATGTTTCCACCAAAACTTCAAGATTTGTTCGATTGTCCATTGAGAGTGGCAACTTATGATATTGCACCGTACTTAACGCTGGACTTAACGAAAAAGGGTAGAGACATAATTGGTGGATTTGAAGGAAAACTTTTGAAtcagttaagtttaaaaatgaatttcgatATCGAAGTTGTCGTGCCACCAAAAAACGAACTTAGAGGGGTTATCTATGGAAATCTTAGTACTGGAGCTGTCGAAATG CTCCGAAAGAAAGAAGCCGACTTGAGTATTGGTTGCATATGGTTCTCGGAAAATCGCAGTCGAGTGCTCACTGCTACAGACACATATTTACAATCTAAAAATATGCCCATCTTAATGGATTCCTCAACGAACTTCAAACCTGATTTAGCTCTTTGGTTTCCATTTGAGCCCGAAGCTGCCAAGGCCTTGCTAGCAGCCTTTCTTGCAACCATAACACTGTTTTACATTTGGACCAGATTTCAAGCTGCGTTTTGGAAGTTCATCCCAACAAATAAGCCCAATATATGTCTGAATTATCTTGCCTACACTTTGGGTACCCCACCATCTGCTGAGCCAATACAGAATTCCAAAAGGATTTTCATCACCACATGGGTATTGTTTGTCCTGGTTATCCGGACGAAATACGGGGCCATAATCTATCACCTCAttcgaaataatatttttctgaaaCCCCCCTCAACCATTGATGAACTCATTAAACTAAACtacacttttgttttaaatcgtcACGGCTGGAATGAAATGGGAAACATGGGAGTATTCAAAGATATGCCAGCTAAGAAAATAACccttgaaaatattgacaattttgaagtttttcaatatttggaacAAAATAAGAACGAAAAATTATTCACAGCCGCCCCAATTGAATTTATCTTGGACTATTTGGGAAAGGGTCGGAAGATTGGAGTGTTGAAAACATTGAAGGAGGCCTTTATGCATCAGAATGTGTGCATCTACTTGACAAAACATTCGTTCTTAGCTGATCGATTGAATACGTTTATATTAAGAACGAATGCCGTAGGCCTGATGGACAACTGGGTGGAGCAGGCTATAGATTTCTcatttttcagaattaaaaGACCACCAAAGCAAATCACTATTGGACTACAGCAATTAGATGGCGTTTTGTATCTTTGTGGTTTTATGTTGGCCATTGCTTCGGTG ACAACAGACACTAATGGCATGTCGACGTGTCATGTGGTGGATATTATGATGCCAACATCACGCAACTCCCTTAAAAAAACATACCCCCATGACAAGCCAAAGCTATAA